One Campylobacter sputorum subsp. sputorum DNA segment encodes these proteins:
- a CDS encoding AI-2E family transporter translates to MKTTNNKFFIAIILFVSCCVLYLFKSFLLTIAIGVLMAVSTASLEQKIIKITNGKKIISAILITILLCVFFLVPLIYAVISLAKHASEIDMNNISAIIENIKNFSSNLPDSFSFLEPRIKAFISSIDIKALISKSIDYIGIIGKSSANFVIDMGLIVVFYFFANLYGPFLIKFIKDIMPMEKNDLDFIFSELANTMSVVIYSTIINVVLQGSLFAIISSVYGYNPLLTGVLFAFASLIPVVGGALVYVPITIFEMTQGNLVGGIVILVYSIVVISTIADNFIKPLIIAFINKKMVEKPANINELLIFFSMFAGISTFGFWGIILGPAIVTFFLSTLKLYMILNDKEV, encoded by the coding sequence ATGAAAACAACAAATAATAAATTTTTTATAGCAATTATACTATTTGTATCTTGCTGTGTGTTGTATCTTTTTAAGTCATTTTTGCTCACTATAGCTATAGGTGTTTTGATGGCTGTTTCTACTGCTAGTTTGGAACAAAAGATTATAAAAATAACAAATGGAAAAAAGATCATTTCGGCTATTCTTATAACAATATTATTGTGTGTATTTTTCTTAGTTCCGCTTATTTATGCTGTTATTTCTTTAGCAAAACACGCTAGTGAGATAGATATGAATAATATTTCGGCTATTATAGAAAATATTAAAAATTTTAGTTCTAATTTGCCGGATAGTTTTTCTTTTTTAGAGCCAAGAATAAAGGCATTCATTTCTAGTATAGACATAAAAGCACTAATTAGTAAATCTATAGATTATATAGGTATTATAGGCAAATCTAGTGCAAATTTCGTTATAGATATGGGACTTATTGTTGTATTTTACTTTTTTGCAAATTTATACGGTCCTTTTTTGATTAAATTTATAAAAGATATAATGCCAATGGAAAAAAATGATTTGGATTTTATATTTTCAGAGCTTGCCAATACAATGAGTGTTGTTATATATTCAACTATCATCAATGTTGTTTTACAAGGCTCACTTTTTGCGATAATTTCTAGTGTATATGGTTATAATCCGCTGCTTACTGGCGTTTTGTTTGCATTTGCTTCACTCATACCAGTAGTTGGTGGTGCACTTGTTTATGTCCCTATTACTATTTTTGAAATGACTCAAGGTAATTTGGTTGGCGGTATTGTTATATTGGTTTATAGTATTGTTGTTATATCAACAATAGCAGATAACTTTATAAAACCTCTAATAATAGCTTTTATAAACAAAAAAATGGTAGAAAAACCTGCAAATATAAATGAATTGCTGATATTTTTCTCTATGTTTGCAGGAATATCAACTTTTGGATTTTGGGGAATCATATTAGGACCTGCAATTGTTACTTTTTTCCTATCAACACTAAAACTATATATGATATTAAACGATAAAGAAGTTTGA
- a CDS encoding F0F1 ATP synthase subunit C, with protein MKKIVFLLVALTGFAFAADGEMIRSYSVLAAGLGLGIAALGGAIGMGNTAAATISGTARNPGIGGKLTTTMFIALAMIEAQVIYALVVALIILYANPLLG; from the coding sequence ATGAAAAAGATAGTTTTTCTACTTGTTGCATTAACTGGTTTTGCATTTGCAGCTGATGGCGAGATGATTAGATCATATTCTGTTTTAGCTGCTGGCTTAGGCTTAGGTATCGCTGCTTTAGGTGGTGCTATAGGTATGGGAAATACAGCTGCTGCTACCATTTCTGGAACAGCTAGAAACCCAGGAATTGGCGGTAAATTAACAACAACTATGTTTATTGCTCTTGCGATGATTGAAGCACAAGTTATTTATGCTTTGGTTGTTGCACTTATAATCCTTTATGCTAACCCGCTACTAGGCTAG
- the ftsZ gene encoding cell division protein FtsZ, translating into MGNFTVEENKKTYGAKIKVIGVGGGGGNMINHIIREGANVEQVDLIVANTDAQALDGSFAKTKIQLGEKLTRGLGAGMTPDVGKNSAEESRDEIKSALEYSDIVFIAAGFGGGTGTGAAPIIASIAQEINALTIGVVTTPFPFEGKKRKTIALNGIEEFKKECNSVIIIPNEKLLGLVDKKASLKDCFKMVDSVLAKAVCGMYSVILEHGESDVNVDFADVRKVMSNRGLAIIGVGVSDGEDAANEAIKEAISSPLLDNSSIDGAVGVLVHFKIGPQCSLFEITAAMNLVHEAADEDAIIIFGTTTDSNVVDNKVEVTIIATGFKGKNEELKPSEAEIKKPESLLRLKVSGGYDEFDIAQDLDRPAYTRYNMD; encoded by the coding sequence ATGGGCAATTTTACTGTTGAAGAAAATAAAAAAACATACGGAGCTAAGATTAAGGTTATAGGTGTTGGCGGCGGCGGCGGTAATATGATAAATCATATTATAAGAGAGGGGGCAAATGTAGAGCAAGTTGATTTAATAGTTGCAAATACTGATGCACAAGCTTTAGATGGATCATTTGCTAAAACTAAAATTCAACTTGGAGAAAAGCTTACAAGAGGTCTTGGTGCTGGAATGACTCCAGATGTTGGAAAAAATTCGGCCGAAGAAAGTAGAGATGAGATAAAAAGTGCATTAGAATATTCTGATATAGTTTTTATAGCAGCTGGTTTTGGTGGAGGAACTGGAACTGGTGCAGCTCCTATAATAGCAAGTATTGCCCAAGAAATCAATGCATTAACCATAGGTGTTGTAACAACTCCATTTCCTTTTGAGGGCAAAAAGCGTAAAACAATAGCTTTAAATGGTATTGAAGAATTTAAAAAAGAGTGTAATTCCGTTATTATCATACCAAATGAAAAACTACTTGGATTGGTTGATAAAAAAGCTAGTTTAAAAGATTGCTTTAAAATGGTTGATAGTGTTTTAGCTAAAGCTGTTTGTGGTATGTATTCTGTTATATTAGAACATGGTGAAAGTGATGTAAATGTTGACTTTGCAGATGTTAGAAAAGTTATGTCAAATAGAGGATTAGCCATCATTGGTGTTGGTGTTAGCGATGGAGAAGATGCCGCAAATGAAGCTATAAAAGAAGCCATATCATCTCCTCTTTTAGATAATTCATCTATAGATGGTGCAGTTGGCGTTCTTGTGCATTTTAAAATTGGTCCACAATGCTCACTTTTTGAGATAACTGCTGCAATGAATTTGGTTCATGAAGCTGCTGATGAAGATGCTATAATTATATTTGGAACAACAACTGATTCAAATGTAGTAGATAATAAAGTTGAAGTTACTATAATAGCAACTGGTTTTAAAGGTAAAAACGAAGAATTAAAACCATCTGAAGCTGAAATTAAAAAACCAGAAAGTTTGCTAAGATTAAAAGTTAGTGGCGGATATGATGAATTTGATATAGCTCAAGATTTAGATAGACCTGCCTATACTAGATATAATATGGATTAA
- the ruvB gene encoding Holliday junction branch migration DNA helicase RuvB: MDRIVEIEKTTFESEYESSLRPTSFDNYVGQEKIKGNLKVFIKAAQKREESLDHVLFYGPPGLGKTTLACIIANEMNSNIKMVSAPTIEKSGDLAAILTNLQLGDVLFIDEIHRLSPAIEEILYPAMEDFRLDIIIGSGPAAQTIKIDIPKFTLIGATTRAGMISAPLRDRFGMDFRLQFYKDSELCKIIQSASLKLDKICDEKAALEIAKRSRGTPRIALRLLKRIRDFAEVNHEDEITESRAKEALNALGINDIGFDEKDIKYLNVLASSNKPIGLGTISAALSEDERTVEDVIEPYLLANGYIQRTAKGRIASAKTLSFFGIKHIQGLFDENNK, from the coding sequence ATGGATAGAATAGTAGAGATAGAAAAAACAACTTTTGAAAGCGAATATGAGAGCTCTCTTAGACCAACTTCTTTTGATAATTATGTCGGTCAAGAAAAAATAAAAGGAAATTTAAAAGTTTTTATAAAAGCAGCTCAAAAAAGAGAAGAATCTTTAGATCATGTGCTTTTTTATGGTCCTCCTGGTTTAGGTAAAACTACTCTTGCTTGTATAATAGCAAATGAAATGAACTCAAATATAAAAATGGTTTCTGCTCCTACTATAGAAAAAAGCGGAGATTTGGCTGCAATTCTTACAAATTTGCAGTTAGGCGATGTGCTTTTTATTGATGAAATTCATCGGTTGTCTCCTGCAATAGAAGAAATTTTATATCCAGCAATGGAGGATTTTAGACTTGATATCATTATAGGCTCAGGTCCTGCTGCTCAAACTATAAAAATAGATATACCAAAATTTACTCTCATAGGAGCAACAACTCGAGCTGGAATGATATCTGCTCCTCTTAGAGATAGGTTTGGTATGGATTTTAGGTTGCAGTTTTATAAAGATAGTGAGCTTTGCAAAATCATACAAAGTGCTTCTTTGAAATTAGATAAAATATGTGATGAAAAAGCTGCTCTTGAAATAGCAAAAAGATCTCGCGGTACACCTAGAATAGCCTTGAGATTGTTAAAGCGTATTAGGGATTTTGCTGAGGTTAATCATGAAGATGAAATAACTGAAAGTAGAGCAAAAGAAGCCCTTAATGCCCTTGGTATAAACGATATTGGTTTTGATGAAAAAGATATTAAATATTTAAATGTCTTAGCTTCATCCAATAAACCAATAGGTCTTGGCACTATATCAGCGGCGCTTAGTGAAGATGAAAGAACGGTCGAAGATGTTATAGAACCATATTTGTTAGCAAATGGATATATACAAAGAACTGCAAAAGGTAGGATAGCTAGTGCAAAAACTCTATCTTTTTTTGGCATAAAACATATACAAGGTCTTTTTGATGAAAACAACAAATAA
- a CDS encoding class II aldolase and adducin N-terminal domain-containing protein: MYFDYYLEEIQKMSLSMFRKGFLGIFHGSISARLEQDKFIINKKNAVFDSLRKDDLIILTSQKDYRWNEASIDSYTHYNIYKNIYEAKYVCYAMPPNVIAYSLNNSAIVPKDYYGAINFNNIEIYDPKQFDDWYERASIEIYRYMIEKNTNVIVIKGYGIFCYGRTIYELAKNIAVLENSCKLLNLSKI; the protein is encoded by the coding sequence ATGTATTTTGATTACTATTTAGAAGAAATTCAAAAAATGTCGCTTTCTATGTTTAGAAAAGGTTTTTTAGGGATTTTCCATGGTTCAATTTCTGCAAGATTAGAGCAAGATAAATTTATAATAAATAAAAAAAATGCAGTTTTTGATAGTTTGCGAAAAGATGATTTGATTATTTTAACATCACAAAAAGACTATAGATGGAATGAAGCAAGTATTGATAGTTATACTCACTACAATATATATAAAAACATTTATGAGGCAAAATATGTATGTTATGCAATGCCGCCAAATGTAATAGCTTATAGTTTAAATAATAGTGCTATAGTCCCAAAAGATTACTATGGTGCTATAAATTTTAATAACATTGAAATTTACGATCCAAAGCAGTTTGATGATTGGTATGAAAGAGCTAGCATTGAAATTTATAGATATATGATAGAAAAAAATACAAATGTCATAGTTATAAAAGGTTATGGAATATTTTGCTATGGCAGGACTATATATGAGCTTGCAAAAAATATAGCAGTACTTGAAAATAGTTGTAAGTTATTAAATTTAAGTAAAATTTAA
- a CDS encoding GntR family transcriptional regulator, whose product MYSERPRTTTDFIVDNLSKDILSGKIKTGDRLRQNEISQKFSVSATPVREALKILAAKGFINFDPYKGAIVKELCYKDANDIYELRILLEEKIMKDAFKSYDEKNFKKAIDIQSEIEKCSDLNKWAILNAEFHKCFWENQSGRRIFSIVEDLMTSSIPYVSLSLSYNNKHISISNNEHKKIIQAYKNKDLEKLLYESISHTRKTKEILFEAIKNTSKI is encoded by the coding sequence ATGTATAGCGAAAGACCCAGAACAACTACTGATTTTATAGTTGATAATTTAAGTAAAGATATTTTAAGTGGAAAAATAAAAACAGGAGATAGGCTTAGACAAAATGAAATTTCTCAAAAATTTAGCGTAAGTGCAACTCCAGTAAGAGAAGCTTTAAAAATTTTAGCAGCAAAAGGATTTATAAATTTTGATCCATATAAAGGTGCAATAGTAAAAGAGTTATGTTACAAAGATGCTAATGATATTTATGAACTTAGAATTTTGTTAGAAGAAAAAATTATGAAAGATGCTTTTAAAAGTTATGATGAAAAAAATTTCAAAAAAGCTATAGATATACAATCTGAGATTGAAAAGTGTTCTGACTTAAACAAATGGGCAATACTAAATGCTGAATTTCATAAATGTTTTTGGGAAAATCAATCTGGAAGAAGAATTTTTAGTATTGTTGAAGATTTAATGACTTCATCAATACCATATGTTTCTTTATCATTATCATACAACAATAAGCATATAAGTATATCAAATAATGAGCATAAAAAAATCATCCAAGCTTACAAAAATAAAGATTTAGAAAAATTACTTTATGAGTCAATATCTCACACAAGAAAAACAAAAGAAATACTTTTTGAAGCTATAAAAAATACATCAAAAATATGA
- the ftsA gene encoding cell division protein FtsA: MTILGLDIGSVHIRAVSAELNSDNELKITGIGKAPSEGIKKGVITNIELASKSIKQAYEQASLISGAQCDKVVVSVSGAYVKSVDSVGVITISNTKSDKNEKNNANGSNIGINQISRAIKTAMYNATIPPNYEKLHVLPYNFKVEEQNDIEDPLGMCGSRLEVSTHIILVQVGTLANLKKVIENAGIAVDNIVLSGYASSIATLNKDEKELGAVLIDMGGATCNMVIHSGNSIRSNEFLSVGSVNITTDLSVALHTPMVNAENVKLKYRDLKLQGSDIIELPVLANEQSMHEVSLNVIEKVIYARAEETLMILAKMLEKTNLKNLASAGIVLTGGMTKLDGIYELACAVFNNMPVRMAKPRELSGLVEVLRDPENSCAIGLCMYGAGQFTPYEIDSNGNMRYKGEFNASLNNAKSSKFDISNFEYENNNNDFSKFTKDNDKNENEIKNIKEDKSGVLSGLKKGHPDIGLPKEEMELNIFAKIWQKLGQIF, translated from the coding sequence ATGACGATATTAGGGCTAGATATTGGCTCAGTTCATATAAGAGCTGTTAGTGCCGAGTTAAACAGTGATAATGAACTAAAAATTACAGGCATTGGCAAAGCACCTTCTGAGGGCATAAAAAAAGGTGTAATAACAAACATAGAGCTAGCCTCAAAGTCTATCAAACAAGCTTACGAACAAGCATCTTTGATATCTGGTGCACAGTGTGATAAGGTTGTGGTTTCTGTTAGTGGTGCTTATGTAAAAAGCGTAGATAGTGTTGGTGTTATAACAATAAGCAATACAAAAAGTGATAAAAATGAAAAAAATAACGCAAATGGTTCAAATATAGGTATAAATCAAATAAGTAGAGCCATTAAAACAGCTATGTATAATGCTACAATTCCTCCAAATTATGAGAAATTACATGTTTTGCCATATAATTTTAAAGTTGAAGAACAAAATGATATAGAAGATCCACTTGGTATGTGTGGATCTAGATTGGAAGTTTCAACGCATATAATTTTAGTTCAAGTTGGAACTCTTGCAAATCTTAAAAAAGTTATAGAAAATGCGGGAATTGCTGTTGATAATATAGTATTATCTGGTTATGCATCTTCAATAGCAACTTTAAATAAAGATGAAAAAGAACTTGGTGCAGTTCTTATAGATATGGGCGGTGCAACTTGTAATATGGTTATTCATTCTGGAAATTCAATAAGATCAAATGAATTTTTGAGTGTTGGTTCTGTAAATATTACAACAGATCTTTCCGTGGCTCTTCATACGCCTATGGTAAATGCTGAAAATGTTAAACTAAAATATAGAGATTTAAAACTTCAAGGAAGTGATATTATAGAGCTTCCAGTTCTTGCAAATGAACAATCAATGCATGAAGTTTCTTTAAATGTTATTGAAAAAGTTATTTATGCAAGAGCTGAAGAAACCTTAATGATACTTGCCAAAATGCTTGAAAAAACAAATTTGAAAAATCTTGCAAGTGCTGGAATTGTATTAACTGGTGGTATGACAAAATTAGACGGAATTTATGAACTTGCTTGTGCTGTGTTTAATAATATGCCTGTTAGAATGGCAAAACCAAGAGAGCTTTCTGGATTAGTTGAAGTTTTAAGAGATCCTGAAAATTCTTGTGCCATTGGTTTATGTATGTATGGAGCTGGTCAATTTACGCCATATGAGATAGATTCAAATGGAAATATGAGATATAAAGGTGAATTTAATGCGTCTTTAAATAACGCAAAGAGTTCAAAATTTGATATTTCAAATTTTGAATATGAAAATAACAACAACGATTTTTCTAAATTTACTAAAGATAATGATAAAAATGAAAATGAAATTAAAAACATAAAAGAAGACAAAAGCGGTGTTTTAAGCGGTTTAAAAAAAGGACATCCGGACATAGGCTTACCAAAAGAAGAGATGGAACTTAACATATTTGCTAAAATTTGGCAAAAACTTGGACAAATTTTTTAG
- a CDS encoding D-amino acid aminotransferase, with protein MFSENIVFLNGEFVDKNEAKISVFDRGFIFGDGVYEVVPIVNSKLVDKAAFWERFENSMKSIELKLPYTKDEFEDSVLKQLIEKNNIQEGGIYIQITRGVAQREFYFVKNLKPTVMAYIFKANVLENELTKTGIETISVPDIRWKKRNIKSISLLGQCIAKELAHKAGVYECFMTENGHVTECSSSSAFIIKNDTLITKALSNEILPGIRRAKIINIAKNIGLSVEERNFTMQEVYEADEVFISAATIILLPVIKADDKLINDGKTGKYTIKLREIYAQALKEEAGVM; from the coding sequence ATGTTTAGTGAAAATATAGTTTTTTTAAATGGCGAATTTGTGGATAAAAATGAAGCTAAAATTAGCGTTTTTGATAGAGGTTTTATATTTGGCGATGGGGTTTATGAAGTAGTTCCGATAGTAAATTCTAAACTAGTAGATAAAGCGGCTTTTTGGGAAAGATTTGAAAATTCTATGAAATCAATAGAATTAAAACTTCCTTATACAAAAGATGAATTTGAAGATAGTGTATTAAAACAACTTATAGAAAAAAATAATATACAAGAAGGTGGAATATACATACAAATCACAAGAGGCGTAGCACAAAGAGAATTTTATTTTGTTAAAAATTTAAAACCGACAGTAATGGCTTATATCTTTAAAGCAAATGTTTTAGAAAATGAATTAACTAAAACCGGCATAGAAACGATAAGTGTTCCTGATATAAGATGGAAAAAAAGAAATATCAAATCAATCTCGCTACTTGGTCAGTGTATAGCAAAAGAACTTGCACATAAAGCCGGAGTTTATGAATGCTTTATGACTGAAAACGGACATGTTACAGAATGCTCTAGTTCAAGTGCTTTTATCATCAAAAACGATACTCTTATAACAAAAGCACTTTCAAATGAAATTTTACCTGGTATAAGAAGAGCCAAAATAATCAACATAGCAAAAAATATAGGACTTAGTGTAGAAGAAAGGAATTTCACTATGCAAGAAGTATATGAAGCAGATGAAGTGTTTATAAGTGCTGCTACGATTATATTATTACCTGTTATAAAAGCTGACGATAAGCTTATAAATGATGGAAAAACAGGTAAATATACTATAAAATTAAGAGAAATTTACGCACAAGCATTAAAAGAAGAAGCCGGAGTAATGTAA
- a CDS encoding asparaginase, whose product MIKPKISIGALGGTICMSSNGNNNGAIPTFGADDLVNVIPSLKQIAQIHAKTILSLPSGSLKIKHLLEIFKWAKEQIKSGANGVIITQGTDTIEESAFFLNLIWDEEIPLIITGAMRNPDNISPDGAGNIYASVLTALSEESKNRGVLVVLNDTIHSAKWVHKSNTFSIQTFISINAGIQGVVVENCVKYITHAGNRKIYKFNDSIFPKIEIITSCIDNDARTIRLLTDAKFDGIIINGVGAGHVSYDMSDIIKDINLPIVIASRAETGICATKTYGYKGSEIDLINQGCIMSGWLSAIKARLLLMVLISNKMDLKEIKDEFENFNNLI is encoded by the coding sequence ATGATTAAGCCTAAAATTTCAATAGGTGCATTAGGCGGAACAATTTGTATGAGTTCAAATGGAAATAATAATGGTGCAATACCTACTTTTGGTGCAGATGACTTAGTAAATGTCATTCCATCATTAAAACAAATAGCACAAATACATGCCAAAACCATTCTTTCTTTACCAAGCGGAAGTTTAAAAATCAAGCATTTATTGGAGATTTTTAAATGGGCAAAAGAACAAATTAAAAGTGGTGCAAATGGAGTTATTATAACGCAAGGAACAGATACTATTGAAGAAAGTGCATTTTTCTTAAATTTAATATGGGATGAAGAAATTCCATTAATCATAACTGGGGCAATGAGAAATCCAGATAATATTAGTCCAGATGGAGCAGGAAATATATATGCTAGTGTTCTTACTGCTTTAAGCGAAGAAAGTAAAAATAGGGGTGTATTAGTTGTATTAAATGATACTATCCATAGTGCAAAATGGGTTCATAAAAGTAATACTTTTTCTATACAAACATTTATATCTATAAATGCAGGAATTCAAGGTGTTGTAGTAGAAAATTGCGTAAAATATATAACTCATGCTGGTAATAGAAAAATTTATAAATTTAATGATTCTATCTTTCCAAAAATAGAAATTATTACAAGTTGTATAGACAATGATGCACGAACAATTAGGTTATTAACTGATGCTAAGTTCGATGGAATTATTATAAATGGAGTTGGTGCCGGACATGTATCTTATGATATGTCAGATATAATAAAGGATATAAATTTACCGATAGTAATAGCATCAAGAGCAGAAACTGGGATTTGTGCTACAAAAACATATGGGTATAAAGGTTCAGAAATTGATTTGATAAATCAAGGTTGTATTATGTCTGGATGGCTATCTGCAATAAAGGCTAGATTGTTGCTTATGGTTTTAATTTCAAATAAAATGGATTTAAAAGAAATAAAAGATGAATTTGAAAATTTTAATAATTTAATATAA
- the rsmH gene encoding 16S rRNA (cytosine(1402)-N(4))-methyltransferase RsmH, whose amino-acid sequence MKIPHIPVLKDEILSFFSNIKNGIILDCTLGYGGHSEALLKTCKDIKIIACDRDIEAINFSLNRLEPYKHRVDIHKDTYSNILNYIKQDDIHNVKGILADIGVSSLQLDKNSRGFGLNSDILDMRMDSDLSMSAYDVVNSYSFEDLSDILYKFGELNNARKIAQAIINQRKISNITSAKNLANLVNKFKIKGRNIDTAILVFQAIRIEVNKELDELENLLNNIEKSNINECFLAIITFHSLEDRIVKNKFKQWSKSCICPEFVLKCECGNNHNIGYLLNKKPIVASHNELKENSRSSSAKLRVFYINRGKNERQK is encoded by the coding sequence TTGAAAATTCCTCATATTCCTGTTTTAAAAGATGAAATTTTATCTTTTTTTTCTAACATTAAAAACGGTATTATTTTAGACTGCACACTTGGATATGGCGGACACAGCGAGGCTTTACTTAAAACTTGCAAAGATATAAAGATTATTGCTTGTGATCGAGACATAGAAGCTATAAATTTCTCACTAAATAGACTTGAGCCATACAAACATAGAGTTGATATACATAAAGATACATACTCAAATATACTAAATTATATTAAGCAAGACGATATACATAATGTTAAAGGAATTTTGGCAGATATTGGCGTTTCATCATTACAACTTGATAAAAATTCAAGAGGTTTTGGATTAAATAGTGATATTTTAGATATGAGAATGGATAGTGATTTAAGTATGAGTGCTTATGATGTTGTAAATTCGTATTCTTTCGAAGATTTAAGTGATATTTTATATAAATTTGGAGAACTTAATAACGCAAGAAAAATTGCTCAAGCTATAATCAATCAAAGAAAAATTTCAAATATAACCTCAGCAAAAAATTTAGCAAATTTAGTAAATAAATTTAAGATTAAAGGCAGAAATATAGACACCGCTATTTTGGTTTTTCAAGCCATAAGAATAGAGGTAAATAAAGAACTCGATGAACTAGAAAATTTACTAAATAACATTGAAAAAAGTAACATAAATGAGTGTTTTTTGGCTATAATAACATTTCATTCACTAGAAGATAGGATAGTTAAAAACAAATTTAAGCAATGGTCAAAAAGCTGTATTTGTCCAGAATTTGTTTTAAAATGTGAATGCGGAAATAATCACAACATTGGATACTTGCTAAACAAAAAACCAATAGTGGCGTCACACAATGAGTTAAAAGAAAATTCTCGTAGTTCTAGTGCAAAATTAAGAGTGTTTTATATAAACAGAGGAAAAAATGAACGACAAAAATGA
- a CDS encoding peptidylprolyl isomerase, translating into MITWMQKNKKYLVVTIWISTIAFVGAGFVGWGAYDFNSDRSKSVAKVGHRTVSIEEFQQRYSNFYNYYNNMFDGKFTKEQAEQMGLDNIALQNLIQESLLLNYADDIGIRVSEKDIANSIIKDVNFQKDGVFDRSLYENILKTNGIKPAKFEESLKKTILLQKLFNALNIPSSKDDIEMLASSFFMQDRVAIDVVTPDKNVSINEEGLKKTWEENKNKFQTEKSYELKALYIPSINVDLNETELLAFYDENRGNYRDINDKILEYKEVKDSVKQDYNMKETRKIALEKYVEFKKDTNIANQNLLVKESNATFPVVELENAKANDILKPFEYDNGYLIAKVEKVNLPKPKTYEDARNDTMDIYMAKITKKSLEDKAKKSLENFSGKDIGFISRDTKKSFDNITESEFQIFVSQLFEQTNKKGYILLDKKAIVYEILEQNLLNNNKLVEYKDMLTQSSNSLINDELNSDLVSSLLKRYKIEQYYKR; encoded by the coding sequence ATGATAACATGGATGCAAAAAAATAAGAAATATCTGGTTGTTACTATATGGATAAGTACTATAGCTTTTGTTGGTGCTGGTTTTGTTGGTTGGGGTGCTTATGATTTTAATTCAGATAGATCAAAATCTGTTGCAAAAGTAGGTCATAGAACTGTTAGTATAGAAGAATTTCAACAAAGGTATTCTAATTTTTACAATTATTATAACAATATGTTTGATGGGAAATTTACAAAAGAACAAGCAGAGCAGATGGGTCTTGACAACATTGCTTTGCAAAATTTAATACAAGAAAGTTTGCTTTTAAATTATGCTGATGATATAGGTATAAGAGTGAGCGAAAAAGATATAGCTAATAGTATAATAAAAGATGTAAATTTTCAAAAAGATGGTGTTTTTGATAGATCTCTTTACGAGAATATACTTAAAACAAATGGTATTAAACCAGCAAAATTTGAAGAGAGTTTAAAAAAGACAATATTATTGCAAAAACTATTTAATGCATTAAATATCCCATCATCAAAAGATGATATTGAAATGTTAGCTTCTTCTTTTTTTATGCAAGATAGGGTGGCTATAGATGTTGTAACGCCAGATAAAAATGTTAGCATAAATGAAGAAGGACTTAAAAAAACTTGGGAAGAAAATAAAAATAAATTTCAAACAGAGAAAAGTTATGAGCTCAAAGCTCTTTATATTCCTAGTATAAATGTTGATTTAAATGAAACTGAACTACTTGCATTCTATGATGAAAATAGAGGAAACTATAGAGATATTAATGATAAAATATTAGAGTATAAAGAAGTGAAAGATAGTGTTAAACAAGATTACAATATGAAAGAAACTAGAAAAATAGCTCTAGAAAAATATGTTGAGTTTAAAAAAGATACAAATATTGCTAATCAAAACTTACTTGTAAAAGAAAGTAATGCAACTTTTCCTGTTGTAGAGTTAGAAAATGCAAAAGCTAACGATATATTAAAACCATTTGAATATGATAATGGTTATTTAATAGCTAAAGTTGAAAAAGTAAATTTGCCAAAGCCTAAAACTTATGAAGATGCAAGAAACGATACTATGGATATATACATGGCAAAAATAACAAAGAAAAGTTTAGAAGATAAAGCAAAAAAATCTTTAGAGAATTTTTCTGGAAAAGATATTGGTTTTATAAGTAGAGATACGAAAAAAAGTTTTGATAATATTACTGAGAGTGAGTTTCAAATTTTTGTTTCACAGTTATTTGAACAAACTAACAAAAAAGGTTATATTCTTTTAGATAAAAAAGCTATAGTATACGAAATTTTGGAACAAAATTTGCTTAACAATAACAAGTTAGTTGAGTATAAAGATATGCTAACACAAAGTTCAAATAGTTTGATAAATGATGAGTTAAATTCAGATCTTGTAAGCTCGTTGTTAAAACGTTATAAAATTGAACAATATTATAAAAGGTAG